The Heliangelus exortis chromosome 31, bHelExo1.hap1, whole genome shotgun sequence DNA segment CTGTGCTcagctctctcctcccctccccagaatACCTCAACTATGAGGATGGGAAGTTTTCCAAGAGCCGGGGTGTGGGAGTGTTTGGGGACATGGCCCAGGACACAGGCATCCCTGCAGACATCTGGCGTTTCTACCTGCTCTACCTGCGGCCTGAAGGGCAGGACAGTGCCTTCTCCTGGAGTGACCTCATGCTCAAGAACAACTCTGAGCTGCTGAACAACCTGGGCAACTTCATCAACAGGTCCTAGGCCAGCCTGGGGGGTGGCATGGGCCCTCTCTGCCCTTAGGCTCtgctcatccctgctccccttctccctccagaGCTGGCATGTTCGTCTGCAAGTTTTTTGGTGGCACTGTCCCCAGCATGGTCCTGACACTGGATGACAAGAGGCTTTTGGCCCGTGTCACCCTGGAGCTGCGCCAGTACCaccagctgctggagaaagtCCGGTGGGTGGCTGAGACCCCAGGATGGGAGTGGGGCTGAAGGTGTCCTcaggatgggaaagcagagcCCAGGCACCCCAGCAGCCACTCAGTCCCTtctgtccccccctcccagcatcCGTGATGCCCTGAGGTGTGTCCTGAGCATCTCTCGCCATGGCAACCAGTACATCCAGGTGAATGAGCCCTGGAAGAGGATCAAGGGGGATGAAAAGGACAGGTAAGAGAGGCTGGGGGTTGGCAGGGAGGGAAGCTGGGGGGTGCATTAATGGTTTCCTGCCTTTCCAGGCAGCGTGCAGGCACAGTGACTGGCGTGGCAGTGAACATGGCTTCCCTGCTGGCTGTCATGTTGCAGCCCTACATGCCCAGTGTCAGCTCAGCCATCCAGGGGCAGCTCCACATCCCCCCTGACTGCTTCATCCTCAGCCACGACTTCACCTGCACCCTGCCCCCCGGGCACCGTGTGGGCACTGTAGGtgatgggatggggagaggggggctGTGCCCCGCAAGCAGGGGAGCTCAGGGTGCTGGTCCTGCAGGGGTGAAcccctcttttcttcctggtTCCAGGTGAGCCCCCTTTTCCAGAAGCTGGAGAACCATCAGGTTGAGGCCCTGCGCAAGCGTTTTGGGGGAGGGCAGgtgagcaggggctgcagtgCCCCCTCCTCCACTCTGGGCACCTCCCAGCCTCTGCTTTCTGTCCCTCCTCACTTGCTGTCTCTCCTTTCCCAGCCTAAAGGCTTTGTAGAGCCTCAGGTAACTCCCTGGCTTCTCCTCAGAGGTGGTAAAGCACCCTGCCCACCTCCAGGACAAGCAAGGGGGGCACAGAGCTGCACAAGAGGGGGAGCTCAGTCCCTGGGGGGCTGGGACCAGGACTCAGATTCATTTCTGCCCTTCCACAGGCCAAGCAGAACTCTCCAGCCTCagggtcccctccagccccagcaacCCAGGTGACTCCAGGTGACCCCCAGCTGATCCAGCTCTTGACAGAGGAGGTGGCCAAGCAGGTGAGTGACAGAAGGGACAAACCCTGTTACGTCCTGATGCCACCAGGCCCTTACCCCCTTCCCCACTTGCCCCAGGGCAACCACGTCAGGCAGCTGAAGGCCAACAAGGCAGAGAAGGCCCAGGTTGATGCAGAGGTGGCCAAGCTGTTGGAACTGAAGAAGCAGCTGGCACTAGCTGAGGGAAAAAGCCCAGAAATCCCTGTGCCCAAAGGGAAGTCGAAGAAGTAACAACTGAGCTACTCAGAGACCACTCTGGGTGTTACAAGTGtgtaataaaatgcaaaatatatacAGTGGTAGCTGGAAGGAGTCGTGTTTCCCCCCCAGCATCAGTCTGTGCAGAGCCCCTGCAGTCCATGGCTGCTGGGGGTTGGAGTTTGGAGGTTGACCATGCGGTCGATGAGAGCTGCTCTGGTGCTTTCCACCTCAGCACTGAGCCTGCAGATctctgccctcagctgctcGTTGTGGGCTGTCAGCTCCAGCACCCGCTGCTCGTTGGCTCGTTCCTGGTGCTGCTTGGCCAGCTCCTTGCTGGACCCCGGCCCACTGCACCTCTTCCTCTTCACCCCACGCCCTGCAGCcaccctcacctcctcctcctcctcccctctgcctgcctgggctggggggctgctgctgctgctggaggccaAGTCCAGCAGTCCCAGTGGCTCTGACCCAGCTGtgctctccagctccagcagctctgcagccagggcagcGTCCAGCTCGCAGCCCTCTGGGTCACTGCCCGCCCCCTCCGTGCTCCACAGCGGGGCCCTCTtggtctgcagggagaaaggaggagctGACCTCAGATGATGGGTGCCCCGCGAGGTCCTCCCCCAACCCCAGGGGGATCGCTGGCCCCTCACCTGCTCAGCCCCCCAGAGCGGGGAAGATCCGCAGGGCTCCGatgctgccagcacctcctgcagGTCCTGGTACCAGGCTTCGAGTTCCCAGATGGGCAGAGTGCTGCCAGGTGTCCCCGCAGCCAGCCCCTCGCCTGCCATCCTCACCTCCGGGCCAGTGTGGCGATGGAGGCTGcagagaaagggggggggtcAGGCCCTGCCCTGGGGCGATGCTCCCTGCAGGGCGCCGCTTCCCTCCCCCCTTACCTGTTCTCAGGTGTGATGGCCGACGAGGACAGATTTTCCCCTGGATGCCTGAGGGGAGGGACAGGGTCAGACTTCGCCCCCCACGGCGCgaccgccccgccccgccccaccccaccccactcCTCGGGGCATCGACAGCTTTGAGGGGGGAGGGTTAAGGATACAGAGGGACCCACGGGACGGGACGGAGCGCCCCACGGTGTCTCCCCAGAAACCTCCGTGACGAGACCGGACGGAATTCCTCAGTCACCGCATCCACCGCACTCGGGGCCGCCTCCGGACCCCCTCCCCAACATTCCCGGGGATGTCGATACCCCACACACCTTCCCGGGAAGCCCCAGCGGCCCCTCTCCCCACACACCTTCCCGGGCGGTCCCAGCTGCCCTCCGCCCCACTCCAGCCGCCGCCTCTGTTCCCCTCTCATGCTGCTCCGCTTCATCCCGCGCTGCTCCCGCGACTGCCGCCTCCCCCGCCTGCAGCGCTGCTTTTAAGGGCCCTCGCGGCTGACGCAACTCTCTCCTCACCCGTAGCCAATGGGCGCTCGCTACGCCGTGACGCAGCCAATGGGAGCAGGTGGTAGGGAGCGCGGCTCCGCCCACCGAGCAGGAACGGCTCCGCCTCATCCCCGCCCGGGGCTGCGACCCCCGCGCTGAGTCACGGGTGATGCAATGGCGGGAAATCCGCTGCCTCAGAGCCCCGGGCACAGGGCACCGGCTTTCCCTGAGCCATCGGATTGccagaagctgaagaggagccagcagtgtgcccaggtggccaagaaggccaagggcatcctgggctggctcaggaacagcgtggccagcaggtccagggaagggattctgcccctgtgctcagccctggggaggccgcagcttgagtcctgggtccagttctgcgcagggagttgtagagagtgatgaggtctcccctgagccttctcttctccagcctcaacacccccagctccctcagcccgtcctcacaggaattctgctggatcccttcacagcctccttgctcttctctggacctgctccagcacctcaatctccttcctgagctgaggggcccagaactgggcagagcagcacagTGACAGCTGCGCAAGCACCCCCAGTGCAAGGGAAGGCCGTGCACCCGTGCAAAAGTTTGCACACCAGCTGTGATTACACAAGGGTCCCACATAGGGGACTGTGCAGTCACCGCTGTGTCCTTGATTTAGGTTTGATTTTGCAGGGAGGGGCCCTTCTTCACAATCGCTGCTATTCCACAGGGGTCCCCGCACACCCACCCACAACCGCACAGGGGTGCTCCTTTCACACTTGCTCTCATCACGCGGGGGCCGCTGTTGCACGAGGGGCTTTGCACAGGTGGCACGGGACGCTTTGCACATCTTGCACGAttgccggggggggggggtggcggTGGCGGTGTTCCTTGCACACTCACCCCGTTGCACGAGGGTCCCTCCGCTCCTCACCCGCGCAACCCCGGGGCAGAGACTACAACTCCCATGGTGCCCCGCGCGGGGAGAGGGGGCGGAGCCTCACGCTGATTGGCTGGGACGCGCTATTTGAACGGGGCGCGCGGTGCTGCCTCTACCCGAACGACGGCGGCGGCGGATGAGGGGAACTTCGCGCCGCGGAGGGGCTGTGAAGGTCTGGGGAGTGGGGGCTATGGGGTAGGGGGTGTGGGTGTAGGACAGCGATGGTGCTGTAGATCCGAgaagcaggggagggggagagctgTCAGGGAGCTGGGAAGTCGTGTTAGGGCCTGTGTGCCCTCGGGGAGTGAGCAGTGGGGCTTGGGGAGGCGATTTTTGTCATctcaggggctgggggggagggagtggTGGACGGGACTGATACCCCCAGAGTGCTGGAGAATGAGGGAAGGGGACTGGGAGATCCCTGAAAACAGTGGGGAGGTGTAAGCCTGGCagctggggagatgggggggtCCCACACCATTGCCTACCTCCCCCCCCCAGTCCCCTTCACACATGGAGCACCTCAAAGGAGCTGATCCTGCTGCCCCACGGGACTGTTGTGGTTGTGTGAGCGATTTGCTCCCCAAGCTGCAGGTGAGTTGGGGGCTGGGAAGATCCAGCCCCATCTCTATGGGGAGAGGACCCACCCTGGGGTGTTCTGGGGGTCTGACACCTTCTTCTCCCCAGAAATGCCTCTTCAGCTCCCGAGGAGATGCCTCTGACCCCAGCCGAGCCTCCCGGCTGCAGAGAAGCCAGACGTGTGACAAGCTCCTGCGTGTCTGTGTCGAGCGAGTGGCCAAGCCCTGTGGCTGCCCAGCCCACGCCTCCAGTTTGGTGGCCGTGGCTGAGGATGCTTGCCATGGCTACCTGAGAGCCACTCTGCAGCCTGCTCCTCTTTACCTGGAGAAAATCCTCTACCACCTCCTGCGGAACGTGGCCAGCCAGGGGATCGGTGATGCCTGCTGGAGGGTGGCCGAGCTCCTCCGTGCCAGGCTGCTGACTTACTGCCTCAGCCAGGTGCCCTCCGAGGACTTCAGGGCCATTGTCCACAGCAGCTTCAGCGTCCTCTGGAGAGGAGGGGACacctcagcccagcagcaggacgAGGGCAGAGCTGCCCTCTCGGTCCGGCTGCGAGCGCTGcgcttcctgctgctgctggaggaggaggaggagggtggggggggCCCTTTGcctcctctgcagcccccctTCTTTGCCTCCCGTACGGCACAGCAGGCAGCGTCTGCTGCTGCCCTCTACAAAGCCCAGCGGGCACCGTCCTTGGCTTttctcagccagcagctccaggattGTTTGCTCGAGGTTCTGCGGCAGGAGGGGACGGATCCGCCCTCCCTCCAGCGAGCCCTCTGCTTCGTGGAGCTCACCCTGGAGCGGTGTCGGCATCTCTGCAAGGGCGACCTCCACCGCAAGGCTGAGGAAGTGGTCAAAGATGCAAGCGTCTTCCTGAGGGCCGCCGGCACCTCTGCAAAATCTTCCAGTCGTCTCCTGTCCCTCCTGGATGCTGGGGTCAagctgagctgggtgctggcCAAGGGCACTGGCTCTGCAGGGCCAGCCTTGTCCCAGGCTGCAGAGGTTCTTGGGGTGGCAGCAGAGGCCTCAGAACGACTCCTCAGGGTGATGGCTGAGACCTCTCAGTTCATCATCTCCTCCCTCAATGAGTTTGTGAAGCTGAGCAACCATCTGCCCTTTGGACAGGAGGATGTGCTTGGCCTCTGGGCCTTCACCCAGGGGCACTGCAGGGTCCTCCaccagctgctggagagggtgagGCTGGGTCTGGGGGTGGCAGGACCTTATAACATGCTCAGTCAGAGCCTCTGTGAGCAGCTGGAGGCTTTGGAACCCTGCTCCAGGCTTCACCCATTAACAGGGTGTTCCTCTGTGCTGTCCCCATCCTGaccagcactgcctggggctgcccaggctCCAGCAACAccacttttctccttcccttctgcaggTTCCTCCTGAAGGTGTCACACAGAAGCTCAGTGTGAAGCAGCTGCTCTACCACACTCTTCAGCTCTTTGCCACCGTGGCCTGTGATGCTTTCCAGTGCTCTCAGGTACCAGGAGCTGAGGGGACAGTCCCAGGTGCTGAGGGTGGGTGAAACCCTCTCAGCACTGGGTAGCTTCTCCCTCTAGAGGGGTTTTGCTGGTGGGGTCAGAAGGGGCTGCTCAAAttgtgtggggggggggtttctgTGGTCCCCAGCAGCCTCTTGCTAGCCAcccttcctctcctgcaggctgtggaCTGGCCAGGTCTGGAGCAGCTGGTTACAGGCTGCCAGAGGAGTGTGGTGtggatgctgggagggctggaaggGCTCCCAGAGAATGAAAGAGCCAAGTACCTCGACATCACTGGTGAGTGAGGTGCTGGGTGGGACTGAACCCAGAGCCTTTCCCCTGCCTCGGCTCCAGAACTCATTGTCCTTGTCCTTGGGAATCCGTGGGGGGGATTCTCTGCCACACAGTTTGTGGCTGGTGGGGCCAGGATGGGACAGGACAGACCCtgggctggagaaggggagggctCATTCTCTCTCCATCAcgttttttttaatgtttgggtTTCACTTGTGGCAGCGTCCTGCACGTTCAGGCTGGCTTACATCTTTTACAACCAGAACCTTCACAAGGAGGCCAGCTCTGTCTGTGAGATCTTCTGCaaggggctgcaggcagcagatgcCTCCATGCATGGAGAGCTCCCTCCAGAGAGGGTAAGTGCTTGTCTGGTAAAAATTCTTCTGGCAGAACTTGTGCTGAGCTGAACTGTTTTGATCCCAGTGCCAGGGGCTCAAAGGAGAGGATGGCACCAAGGGGATGACCCTAATTCCCTGCTCCAGGGTGTTCCCTTCCcccaggggagggaaggggtgtTAGGATCTGGGGATTTGCTCCTTTGTGGAGCTGAATCTggttctctctgctctccctgcagctgcacaaATGCTTCAGGCTGTGGGTGGAAAGCCACCGCAAGCTGGGGCAGCTGGAGGGAGCCCTGGAGTGTGTGGGGCTGTGGTTGGCTGCACTGCAGGGCCAGCTGGGGGAGGTGCTGGCAGAACCTGTGTCCCTCTGGGTCAGAGTCAAAACTGAAGCTGCAAAACGAGGAGCTGAGAACTTGAAGCTCAGGTAagtcctgggaagctgcctggggTCTGGGGAGTGGATGTTGGGAGAGCTGCAGTTCCTCAAGGGGTAAAATAATGATGTTTCTCCATGGGAGATATTCCTAGCTCTGGGCAGAGCCCCAAcacaggtggtttttttctcccaggaCCCTGAAGGAAGGCTTGGAGAGGCACAGCCTGGACACAGAGGCTTTGGTGACCATCCTCTTGGCAGAGCTGAAGGCTTACAAGAGCCTCCAAGGGGACACAGGACAGGAACGC contains these protein-coding regions:
- the DDIT3 gene encoding DNA damage-inducible transcript 3 protein, with product MAGEGLAAGTPGSTLPIWELEAWYQDLQEVLAASEPCGSSPLWGAEQTKRAPLWSTEGAGSDPEGCELDAALAAELLELESTAGSEPLGLLDLASSSSSSPPAQAGRGEEEEEVRVAAGRGVKRKRCSGPGSSKELAKQHQERANEQRVLELTAHNEQLRAEICRLSAEVESTRAALIDRMVNLQTPTPSSHGLQGLCTD